The sequence below is a genomic window from Pelmatolapia mariae isolate MD_Pm_ZW linkage group LG9, Pm_UMD_F_2, whole genome shotgun sequence.
TGACAGCGGCTCATCTTATATACTGTAGCTTGTGACTGAATTAGGGGCTGTTTGATGATGTatttacacaaaaataaacactgatGGAAACACGATGACCACAGACTGCTGTGGCGTGCAGCTTCCTTCCTCATGTTGGAGTTTGTTGAACAGCTTAATGTGTCTGTAATGGGTTTAAACCTGATAATATGTACTATAAACTGGAAATATGTGAACAGTCATCCCACAAGCATTGACATTTTATAGTAGTAATATTAACATTACTAACAGCAGTAGCAGTAGGAGCAGAAGTAAGCTGAGAAGTGACCCAGAAGTATCTGTGTAGCAGCCACAATGAATCAACATCATGAGCTTTATTAACTGATCAAAGTCTATTCTTTCATCTTCTGTATTATTCAGTTTGCATTGGTAATGCCCATTATTGTAATGCTTTTTTAAGATgatcaaaactttattttactttgggTTAGCTGGGATAAGTGATGGATGGAGGGAATTTTCCTTCAGTCACAGAAATCCTAAACAGGAAGGAGGAGCAGAGATACAGTGGATCACTATCCAGCAGGGAAACAagatttatttcaatttcttgGATATGAGTGAGATTTACTAAGTGGGCAAATTAGGGTGATGACACCGTTCCAGAGTGATCTATTAATAGTGCACCAATTTACATTCAGAGATGCATGCAGCCAGTTCATTTCAGTATTAACTGGCTTTCTActaacagcagcacaaaaacagcagattcGATCATGAAGACACTGAATCTGctaaactaattaaaacatTGTAAGTGCAGGTCTTCAGTTTATGTTTCTTTGTGAAAACAGCACAGCAAAGGAGACTCTGTGAAGTTTTGGTATAAGAGATAAATCTTCTGACCGAAcctgctgggactgtgtgagGTCCTGAGGCTAAGAGTAAGGATTTATCCACAGGAGAGCTGCGTTCTTACAAACCATCCCACTGTGTAAACCTGACATCTGTGGAACAGCTGAGCTGTATGATGTGTACAaggacacaaaacattatttaccaTCAGATCCCGAGCCCTCCATGTGTTAATCaagaaactgctgctgtgctacatccataaataatgaataaattagGAGCTAAAGCTGAAAGGACAGTTTATTTGTACCATCTTCATGTGAACACATTCAAGAACATCACAgataaaagaaacattaaaaacttcCACACTacataaagcaagaaaaatagTTTCTTCCTTTATGTAGAGAAAATAGAAACATCAAACagctccaagactctctttgaaagaactaaaaacatttattctcaTGGTCCAATCATGAGTGAACTCCCCGATGAAGCCTTGTGTGCTAAAACATGTCAGAGTTTAAAGGTTAAACATGAGTTTCCAAAACGTTTTGCTGGAGAACAATGAACTATTTGACTGAGTTTCAATTATTTACAGACGAGCAAAACCAGGacagagaaaaaaggacaaaactgaCTCAGTAAAACGACAGAAAATAAGATCCCATGTAAATCTGTATTATGTAGAAGTTCAGCCCAGCAACCAGTTCAGTTCAACACAAGTTTAAATGATtctatctgaactctgtggagcctgatctcaagctttttgagtctgacactgaaaccagaggatctttctgtctcttcagattcactgtgatccagTGATGGGAGTGATTACAGCCCTGagtgatcacgctgatgtttgcacagagcagacaatgaggtgaatgtttgggcacattggtaacagtgaaacagtttattagtaacgtgggatcgtttgtgtttggagtatgaactgagattcctgaagctcttgtcacactggtcacagctgtagtttccttccatgtgtgCACGTTCATGCCTGTTACGTTGACTTGaatgtgagaagcttttgtcacagtgtctgcacttgtatggtttctctcctgtgtggactcgtttgtgtGATTTAAGCCCCCATatagtggtgaaggatgacccacactgatcacagagatgctttttaaccccactgtgaatCAGTTCATGGCGTTTTAAGTCACTTGGTGTGGTgaagcttctcccacattctttgcaatatttcagtttgtctccagtgtgtctacatTGATGTGTTTTTAGGTCAGCTTGGCAACTgaaggtttttccacaaatgtcacaatgaaagtctttcccaccaccacagtgatgacagggttgagaactggatccatctgtgtcgctctgcttctaaacaaagacacaaagacagtgtaagtcagtccttcaacatttttatcctgaacgtcgcctgaaataatgagcatctctgcagacgtccaattacattttactgtttcagttAACACACTCAGTTTACTGGGCTGCAATAACTACAATACTACCACCATAATACTCCAGTAATACTAAAATcataactgaaatgaaaatctgaataatcactcagagctgcttttccatgcagtagaattgctaacatgctaacacagtttaatgagcagagttgttccaaacagtcaggCTAAAATGACAACAATATAAAtccatacctcacagtaactgcacttgtagagtctctttctggtgtggatctgttggtgtcgtCTCAGGTGatgtggagatttaaaagtcttctcacacaggtcacatttattaggtctctcctcagtgtgggtaaacatgtgttgTTGTAAGTTTGAGTCTGTAGCAAAGTATTTGCCACACTGTTCACAGcagtacacatcatgtctggtgtgaatgcgtaggtgttTATTTCGGCTTCCTCtctggctgaaagtttttccacagatgtcacagctgtatgccttaattccagagtgggtaactagatgactctgtaagCCGCTActttgagtaaaagctctgccacactgatcacagctgtacgctttaactccactgtggatgagttggtgtctttttagggAACCCTTcaaggaaaaagactttccacacaagtcacagctgaacggtctctctccagtgtggatgacctgatgctgtTTTAGTTTAGCCTTCTCAGTGAACTCCTTCCCACAGacgtcacagctgtatgccttaattccagagtgggtaactagatgcctctgtaagttgctactgtgagtaaaagctctgccacactgatcacagctgtacgctttaactccactgtggatgagttggtgttgttttaGGGAACCCTTcaaggaaaaagactttccacacaagtcacagctgaacggtctctctccagtgtggatgacctgatgctgtTTTAGTGAAGCCTTCTCAGTAAactccttcccacactcgtcacagctgtatgccttaattccagagtgggtaactagatgcctctgtaagttgctactgtgagtaaaagctctgccacactgatcacagctgtacgctttaactccactgtggatgagttggtgttgttttaGGTGACCCTtcctggaaaaagactttccacacaagtcacagctgaacggtctctctccagtgtggataaCCTGATGACGTTTTAGTTCAGCCTTCCCAGTAAAACCtttcccacactcgtcacaggtgtgttttttctctctctttcttctgtgaggtttgtcggcctcctgagagcgctgacttctcactccatgttggtcctgcagtgacagagatacaaacagaggcagtgagtgaaatgcagtcgtggagcaaactgaaccttcaaactccctccattaacactagttttaaacctgaaggtCGAGCGTGGCACCAAACACcttaaagcagcggtccccaacccccgggccatggaccggtaccggtccgtgagtcatttggtaccgggccgcgagagtgagactcgggtgtgaaatgtatggttttcagggctTTTaatcggtttttagcgttattttgttatcgtttttttcgttaactcggttttcctgagtcttttcacgtgtgttatgaataaatcttctttttttcggtaccggtactagttttattttgttgtatttatcagcGGCACCTTAAtggccggtccatgaaaatattgtcgggcacaaaccggtccgtggcgcaaaaaaggttggggaccactgccttaaaggtctcttatccccacctgctggtagttctaacacattacatccaacctggtgctaaaaataattcatgactgtttaaaaacactaaaatcatgcccatccctcctgattgtacacacacacacacacacacacacttttatattattttataatttatattatattatattatgtttCCTATTACATATTTCTATAATTTTTATAGATTTATACATAATTATTCAGTGATAATAAAtcttatgtttgtttatttgtttattcaaaGGAACCCCATTAGCTTCCACAGCAGATGTTGCTCGTCTTCCGTCAAATACAATCACATAAAATATTACACAATAAAGTGGATTCAAGATATCCACATAATTTGGCTCTTACATCCACAGTGAGGTTTCACAATTGTTAAAATATAAGcagtcaataataataataataataataataataatgatatcaATAACATTGAGGCACATTACACaaatttcaaaaacaaatcatCTCTTACAATATTTACAACAACTAAAAACTCTGTAAATCGGCTTTTAAGTGTTCATTGAAGTTTTGAATAGTTGCTAATTCTCTAATTTTATAAGGCAATTTATTCCACTTAAAAGTTGCTCTAAATATAACAGTTTTAACTCGAGCATTTACTAAATTGCAGTTTGTTGAAAACTGTGTAATATGATTATGTATTTCATCTGGATACTGCAGCTGAGCAGAAATAAATGTGGTGTGTTTAACAGAATTGCTTTCTTTATAAATACAAGTAAGCCATAGAATATTTTAGCCTGTACAGGAAGCCAAGAAAGTTGATTATGCATTTTATCGATATTAGTATAGTATAAACATCTTAACACTAATCTGGACGCCTTATTCTGGACTAACTGGAGTCTGTTAAGATCTGTCTTATTAGCTGCTGACCAAATGATTGAACAATACTCCAGATGAGACATTACTAGTGTATTAATGACATCTTTCATAATTGAAGAAGTGATACAGAAAGAGCATTTCATAGCCATAGCTATGCCTCGTCCCATTTTCTTAATAACAGAGTCGATGTGCTGAGACCATGAAAGGTGGTGATTTATGGTAACTACTTATGAGCACCTGCAATCGTTCTGGTGCtgtgacataaaaacaaaatactgaCCCCTGACTCTGGCACACAGTTTTGcctcttttgttcattttaatgTGTGATTAGTGCACGATCAGGTTGCCTTTCATGtagggctgggctatatcataccgttcacggttaTACTGGTATAATGTTGGCAACGATAGGAAAGTGAAATATtacgatagaatatgggtaaaacatgcatgtgcagtgcctttgttttcatacgcacatggaggaaaaagcatggcagcgacggagaatgagaagggcgaaagtggatcgttgaatgaaacagatgaaccagaactggtttgtaaaaacgctgcaacttcagtggtgtggaactggtttagctttcatccatcagatacacaacaaagcactatttgtGGTAGAGCGTGCTAgcaggccgtcgttattactgtgttttttggaaaatacggcacacttaaaatcaatcctttgatttttctgaaaatcgacggtgccccttataatcctgtGTGCCTTATGTAGGAATTGTTGTTtaccaaactgttgttggaaGAAGTTGCTGTTGGAGGCTGTTTTAGTACCATTCCTTATTCATGACTGTGTTTTTCGGCAAAATTGTGAGTGAGCCCACTCCCTTGGATGAGAAGCAACCCCACACATGAATGGTCTCAGGATGCTTTGCTGTTGGCATGACACAGGACTGATGGTAGCGCTCACCTTTTCTTCTTCAGACAAACCTTTTTCCAGATGCCCCAAACAATCGGAAACAGGCTTCACTGGAGAATATGACTTTGCCCCAGTCCTCAGCAGTCCATTCACCATACTTTCTGTGGAAGATCAATCTGCCCCTGATGTTTCTTTTGGAGAGAAGTGGCTTCTTTGATGCCCTTCTTGACACCAGGCCATCTTCCAAAAGTCTTCGCCTCACTGTGCGTGCAGATgcgctcacacctgcctgctgccATTCCTGAGCACGCTCTGCACTGGTGACACTCTGATCACGCAGCTGAATCGTGTTTAGGAGACGATCCTGGCGCTCGCTGGACTTTCTTGGACGCCCTGAAGCCTTCTTATCAAAAATTGAACATCTTTCCTTGAAGTTCTTGATGATCCTATAAATTGTTGATTTAGATGCAATCTTAGTAGCCACAATATTCTTGCCTGTGAAGCCATTTTTATGCAACACAATAATGGCTGCATGCATTTCTTTGCAGGTCACCATGGTTAACAATGGAAGAACAATGATTTCAAGCACCACCCTCCTTTTAACATGTCAGGTCTGCCATTCTAACCTAATCAGCCTGACATAATCATAATCTCCAGCCTTGTGCTCGTCAACATTCTCACCTGAGTTAAGAAGACGATTACTGAAATGGTCTCAGCAGGTCCTTTAATGACAGCAATGAAATGCAGTGGTAAGGGTTTTTGGGGATTAAGTGAATTTTCATGGCAAAGAAGGACGATGCAATTCATCTGATCACTCTTCATAACATTCTGGAGTGTATGCAAATTGCTATTAGAAAAACTTAAGCAGCAACTTTTCCAATTTCCAATATTTATGCAATTTTCAAAACTTTTGGCCACGactgtataacctctttttaagttttgtggatattatacatggttatgctcaggatatgtcggtcaatttccactggaaatgccttttagttaaactgtcagcaaggaatttgcatttgcactgttaaatttttatataactttaatgcacataaaaaacagctgcttgtttaagtgaaaatagattgatgggtttttttgcactaataaagttgtggagttgtaaagtattttgtctagtgtcaattatatcgtcagttatattgttatcgcaaattttaaaatgtatatcgtgataaatatttttggtcatatcgccctgctctgtctgtcaccttctgtgttgagctcattgttttctctgtagtggctgagctgagtccaagtagctgaaaatgttcctctgctgctccgtcagactcttctcctcctgctgatcagctgggacacaaaacagatctttgttaggctccacactgcactgaagagtcaaagtgtctcatatgttcatctgacaagtaaaagaacacatttttgTTTCCCGAGGTGGGCAACTTAttggaaacaaacacaaaaggtttGAGCACTGATACCTGGCATTGCTGGCATTGAAAGATGCAATGCCAGCAATGTGGATTGTCAAGACTAAAACCAATCATTAAGCAAAGACAGCAGGGAtgatttgtttctgtttatttagcatTCACAACATTTGTAGTTGCCTTCTGTACAGGGGAAGTCCACGCACACTGTGTGGTACCGCCATCCGCAGAAGGTGCATTCAATCTCTGTAAGAAAAACTAGATTGTCTGAGACTGAAATGATATTAACAAAAGGAGTGGTGATTTGTAAAACTTCAAGTGTATgacaagggcgtagatttggttttggcattggtggggacggatgattcaaccaccgaaccctgccctgtttctttttttttttcctttttgtctttgcttcttgataaaaagaaggagaaatatacttgcctataTATgatattctacatgcttttaaaccatttaaaattacaattcatagttttatatgtgaattatataatgttaaattactattaaacaactgactgactaagtattttagactttagtttacttcagccatattccatataaatcaggtatcatacaaaaataaaaacagcttcaaatacagtcatgacaaaaagaatatgactttaaggacttaagaacattacttcagttatagtacaccagcatctctgatacattagcactaacggaacactgaatgacctggtgggttttgtccataaaactactcatctaagattaccacaaaattattattatgtgcttgatgtgcctcacctttggccctggctcttcccctctgactgcactaggacatattgccacttgataaaataacacattgattcgtgccatataaaaagtgagatttgtcaattcagattctttgtcaaatgaATCAATTTATATCAGCAGCCTAAAaattgtcatgataataaatactagttaatgtatagcaccaaatcatcagtcagtcacctgtgacctcgcctcttcacctctgtccgagctacaacatggcagagctgcctctgtcacctgataaataacagtgagacattccaaatacatgcagtcacacatgtgcttcaaatacagtcatgaaccaccaagtcatcatccaattccacctgtgatcttgtgtcaccattactctctgagctttgtgttggttcttctgtcacctgacaaataggacatacattacaataagaataaaatgtgtagctgcttcagtgtttctgtcactttgtgcagatcttgactcatcagtaatgtttgtagggtgagtgcatttttaaaacaatttgtgcaaactgcactacaaggtagattatttgcaaaatcatgactacctcatgatattttgtctcaaaaatgaaccctgtgaatatgtcagtaccattaggatgaaattattgtgtcaccaacattttaacgttagacatataattttaacagcctctgtaaactaatatcctggcttgctcgaggctgccgttttctctgacagtttcaatcaaaattagaaatgctactctgggagactgagataactaacagtgctgcctgttgtgcagttagtttccaaaacacgttattcatggttacatacaattttagactcatgtgggccaaagcccagcatagcctgtaacgttattatgacggacacattttatgagtgagcttgacttacaggtttctttgaaaaatactttcttatatccaggttcttcctttttgctgccgtcctcctctcctccttgcaggttcTTGCAGCGCAGGCTTgtcgctgctaaaactaaacagagctccctgaaaggcacagccaatctcattggccatatttgtcacatgaggtaggactccagtagcgaacgtaatttaactctttctgcaccactgggtgaatgagacgttgacagatcgtgtttttctttctatcgggtttgtttttctttacttgaagagatcaaattattggtggggacaattcaataatcgctggatattggtggggacatgtcccttccgtctatgccaaatctacgcccttggtgtATGATAAGgtgaaaacaaatacacaattgCATGTCATGTAGttgaagggtttttttcttcttttggaaGACCGGAAAACACTGAAAGTTACAAATGTATTGTGcttgaaacaaattcaaaatagGTGATAAAGCTGCACATGTGTGTCACAAGTAAATCTGGCTgtataataaacaaaaacaagtgaTCCCTGCTGTCTTTGCTTAATGGTTGGTTTGAGTCTTGACAATCCACATTGCTGGCATTGCATCTTTCAATGTGTTTGTGGGTGGATTTGAATGCACCAGTGtaagtgcagccactcagaCTCTACTCAGTGTAGTCATAGAAAcaggtgcagatgtgtcacgagttaatctagtagtaggctatggcacttggccacaggtggcagTAGTGGACTGACCTCCATTtgagactgctccagctgctctgtgacagtCAGTAGATCTGCTACAAATTGCagatcatatgcaagttttgtaaattacattataaatattccTAACTTAGCCATGGCAGCCATGTTGATGTATTACCTATattggctgaaaatgttcatttccagagaaaagacacaggcagactatgcttacaggatgtgatgttaCATGTTATTATGTGATGTTATTGAAATCATCATGAATGATGATTTCATGAATGATGATGTCTATaactttgtgtatataatttggcATTTCTTACTGATGTAGGCCaaacataaatacataataaaatttcatttattttgaaggtttatttgcaagacacaaaatcaaacaaaatagAAAGTTCCACATGTATTGTGCTTGAAACGAATTCAAACGTGGCGATAGAgccaggtgcagatgtgtgtcacaagttaatctgGCTGTAGGCTATGGTACTCAGCCACAGGTGGCGCTGGTTGACTCAACTCCATTTGAGCGcgcacaaagtaaactgcacacGTTAATTGTGCAGCTAAAACGCTGAAATCGGAGTGATAACACGTACGAGGGGAACGATGACGAAGACAAGATTCTCCCGATCGTTTACtcttgctgtcctgtgaacagCATCGGCATGAGAATATCACCAGGTAAACCcgcgacatttttaaacatttagttGTTCAAGACGAACAAGACtgacggagtgtgtttgaggtaacctcacaaatgtcacagatgacacatttggtgtttatttgctgttttgtcGGTAGCGGCTCCTGAAAAGCAAGtctgccacacatctgttcaACCAACTCCAGTTGATCTGGAACACCAGCTcacttgtacacacacacacacacacacacacacacacacacacacacacacagagcccttTTGAATGTTGGCAAGTATGTGTATGtggtgttaaataggcctaTACTACTGCGCTTTGATGTCGCTCGTAAGAGTGAAACTCATTGTGAAACatttgagaaccactgctacAGAACAATGGAGATTTCCGTTATATGGTAACACCTGCAACTCACGTGACGCCCAGAATTGTACAATACTGATGCTTGAGAGGGCGCGTGTGATGCAAGTATGTGTAGAGTGTTGAGCACGTGATCAGTGGTGAGAAAAACAACTCACGAAACTTGACCTTTCTATACTCGTGGCTCACTTGCACTTCTAATCTATTCGTttgcacacttacacacacacagctgctgtttcctgttttgctacACTCTGGAGAGCCTCGCCTTTAACGGTCTTCTCTCACAGAGAGCAACAGAAAACTTCATTCAGAAAACTTCGAAAAACTCGAGATTGACTGAACTCAGTTCAAAGTTACCTTGGCACTTACCTTTAGATGTGAGAGGTAGTGATGGTCCGCTTGAAGCTGATGCTCTGGTGCGTGTGTCAAAAAGATCAACACGctgcttcagaagcactgtgtcgagGCTTGATTCGTTTTGCCAGAGTCACGTGATTAGTGACGTCTGAAGCTTCATTTAGAACgtacttttttttattgaactttattgaacacacaATGAGTGTACAACATACAAACAGATGAAGTTTACGaaagaacagaacatgaacATACAAAACcaggggtaaaaaaaataattatatgaGTACgcgaaaaaaaacaacatatatatattgttCTGAGAGGCTTTTTGTTGGTTGAGTCTGATATTGATTGTATGTACAATTCCATATCCTTATAAAAACGCAGAAATATGGTGTTTTATTAATAAACTTACATTTATGGATAAAATTTTTTAGCTAAAAGtattaacaaatgtattataaaaacatttatcattCTTCCTGGAGAACTTAAAAAAAcgaataaaacattttcccatCATTAAGAAAACTCCATTAAAATATGGACAATAACAAAACTGCTAAATTCCTTCCAGAATCTCTGTGTAGAGGAACAGTACCAAAAAAAATGTGTCACAGTTTCTGGATGATCCCCACAGAAAGTTCAATTAGTATTTATGTCTCTTTTAAATGTTACCATATAGTGACTGGCTGGGTAACATTTATGAAGAATTTTATATGAGATTACCTTCACCTTGTTTGCAATTAGATATTTATGGGATCATCCAGACTGTCTTCCAGGTGATATCTGGAACATGTCGGTTCCAGTAAGATATTATATATATGGGAGAGACACGAAATCATCTTGGAATAAACTAAGTATTCTCTTATTGCTGTTACAAAGTTCctgtgaaaagcagatttttcccACTGCTGACTCAGCTGGATCAGGGCGAGTGACTGAGGTAGATATTGagctgtcagtgtttttatataaCATTAAAGTACCTGAGGGTATGGCACCATGCACCATTGAGAATTCCCGAACACTGACTGGAAAATTATATAGTGTAAGAAATTCATTGTAAGTAAGTAGTACTCCCTCTTTATTAACCAGCTGAGCCACCAATAGGATCCCATTTTGGACCCAAGTTACCAGgaaatgtgatttatttttaaataaaatatctctgTTGTTATGGTTTTTCTATATAAAATTAAAGAACACGCGGCCAATGTCTTTACTAATTTTCTTATCCAGATGTAAGGAGAGAGCAGCATATGCCAGTCGGGATATCCCTTCAGCTTTAGTAATTAACACTCTACCTTTGCAGCCACTGGTTGaacttttttcatgttttttgtataATCGGAGTGAAGTTTGACGAGCATCTTGACTTTTGGTCTTTGGATATTAACAGTCCTGGGTATGTGACTTCTTGTTTAACAGAAATGTTACAGATAGCATTTGCAGTGCAGCCTTTAATTGCTAGCAATTCACATTTTTTTAGATTTAGACATAAACCAGATGCCTCAGAGAAATCACTAATAACACTAAGGGCTGGACGGATTTGATTTGCATTCTTCAAGAAGAGTGTGGTGTCATCAGCTAGCTGGCTGATGATGAGCTCCTTATCAGCTATGGTGATTCCTTGTATAACAGGTCAAAT
It includes:
- the LOC134634108 gene encoding zinc finger protein 345-like, which gives rise to MGPVTYEIYHPEKKKPKQTYHVNLLKEWEEHAHQAPAKALMAREVPREGKTEPEQGSDPMSPVLTHLTPQQAAELLQILRETPSLCSDFAGPSLARLTSEWFTDTAFDFTLEVKRYQFYETKLNRSPLSLVHVSLVVRIVKLNPTAVDQTINTGLDPNFNLPGPAETISVIVFLTQDQHGVRSQRSQEADKPHRRKREKKHTCDECGKGFTGKAELKRHQVIHTGERPFSCDLCGKSFSRKGHLKQHQLIHSGVKAYSCDQCGRAFTHSSNLQRHLVTHSGIKAYSCDECGKEFTEKASLKQHQVIHTGERPFSCDLCGKSFSLKGSLKQHQLIHSGVKAYSCDQCGRAFTHSSNLQRHLVTHSGIKAYSCDVCGKEFTEKAKLKQHQVIHTGERPFSCDLCGKSFSLKGSLKRHQLIHSGVKAYSCDQCGRAFTQSSGLQSHLVTHSGIKAYSCDICGKTFSQRGSRNKHLRIHTRHDVYCCEQCGKYFATDSNLQQHMFTHTEERPNKCDLCEKTFKSPHHLRRHQQIHTRKRLYKCSYCEKQSDTDGSSSQPCHHCGGGKDFHCDICGKTFSCQADLKTHQCRHTGDKLKYCKECGRSFTTPSDLKRHELIHSGVKKHLCDQCGSSFTTIWGLKSHKRVHTGEKPYKCRHCDKSFSHSSQRNRHERAHMEGNYSCDQCDKSFRNLSSYSKHKRSHVTNKLFHCYQCAQTFTSLSALCKHQRDHSGL